One segment of Aulosira sp. FACHB-615 DNA contains the following:
- a CDS encoding GAF domain-containing protein gives MTLPNPGSVLATLTELTQVNRTHALLRRVKDLSVNEFVCLLDFITAEFQQFLRAIELINNEALETMLEKVLEAITLKIGQILQAEHTAIFLVDYDKGQLWSKVPQDNSQKFLEIRTPINVGIPGHVASTAQYLNIAETATHPLFSPDLEKQMGYKIRNILCMPVVSSKSQTVAVVQLANKEGNVPFNHEDEESFRDFAASIGIILETCQSFYVAARNQRGATALLRATQTLGQSLDLEATLQIVMEQARILMQADRSTLFLYRKEMGELWTKVAAAASPTDFLEIRMPANRGIAGYVASTGDALNIPDAYKDPRFDPSTDRKTGYVTRNILCLPVFNSANELIGVTQLINKQKGSFSASDEEFMRAFNIQAGIALENARLFENVLLEKQYQKDILQSLSDAVISTDMIGRIVTINDAALELLGCPLADTNNKSNKLLWEQNLIGRFVWEVVPIENLQMRLEDSLTSGARHYVPEQSLMVGLYQALTLDGRVNSDNQDSALQTGTTHQLILTVRDRNNPDLFIPWNLLLTPPSQLIPANQVEQLERSINLTVNPLTNPEGGVRGGLVVLEDISQEKRLKTTMYRYLTPHVAEQVMALGEDALMVGERKDVTVLFSDIRGYTTLTENLGAAEVVSLLNQYFETMVEAVFNYEGTLDKFIGDALMAVFGAPLPITENHAWQAVQSALDMRQRLQEFNQRRIIQEQPQIRIGIGISSGEVVSGNIGSHKRMDYTVIGDSVNLSARLEAVTKEYGCDIILSEFTYQLCSDRIWVRELDKIRVKGKNQAVNIYELISDRNTPLDADTQEFLFHYHNGRAAYLAKDFAGAIASFTAAKHLRPKDQAVEIHLERAQNYHQTPPPDSWDGVWTIVSK, from the coding sequence ATGACTCTTCCCAACCCTGGTAGCGTCTTGGCTACATTAACTGAACTCACACAAGTTAATCGCACCCACGCCTTACTACGTCGTGTCAAAGACCTTTCTGTTAACGAATTTGTCTGTCTACTTGATTTTATAACGGCTGAGTTCCAACAATTTCTCAGAGCCATTGAATTAATTAATAATGAAGCTCTAGAAACAATGTTGGAAAAGGTACTAGAAGCCATTACCTTGAAAATTGGTCAAATTCTCCAAGCTGAACACACAGCAATTTTTTTAGTTGACTATGATAAAGGTCAACTCTGGTCAAAAGTTCCCCAAGATAATAGTCAAAAATTTTTAGAAATTAGAACGCCAATTAATGTTGGCATTCCTGGGCATGTAGCGAGTACAGCCCAATATTTAAACATTGCGGAAACTGCAACACATCCTTTATTTAGTCCAGATTTAGAAAAACAAATGGGCTATAAAATTCGCAATATTTTATGTATGCCTGTTGTTAGTAGTAAGAGTCAAACTGTTGCTGTTGTGCAACTGGCAAATAAAGAAGGTAATGTGCCTTTTAATCATGAAGATGAAGAATCATTCCGAGATTTTGCTGCTTCTATTGGGATTATTTTAGAAACTTGTCAATCCTTTTATGTAGCAGCCCGCAATCAACGAGGCGCAACAGCATTATTAAGGGCGACTCAAACATTAGGGCAGAGTTTAGACTTAGAAGCAACTTTGCAAATAGTCATGGAACAAGCCCGAATTTTGATGCAAGCAGACCGGAGTACGCTGTTTTTGTATCGCAAAGAAATGGGTGAACTTTGGACAAAAGTTGCAGCCGCAGCATCGCCCACAGACTTTCTTGAAATTCGGATGCCGGCAAATCGGGGAATTGCTGGTTATGTAGCATCAACAGGAGACGCATTAAATATTCCTGATGCTTATAAAGACCCACGTTTTGACCCCAGTACAGATAGAAAAACTGGCTATGTAACGCGGAATATTTTATGTTTACCAGTGTTTAATTCTGCTAATGAATTAATTGGGGTAACTCAGCTAATTAATAAGCAAAAAGGCAGTTTTAGCGCCTCTGATGAAGAGTTTATGCGAGCTTTTAATATTCAAGCAGGCATAGCATTAGAAAATGCGCGGCTGTTTGAAAATGTCCTGTTAGAGAAACAGTATCAAAAAGACATTTTGCAAAGTCTATCTGATGCTGTAATTTCGACTGATATGATTGGTCGAATTGTGACAATTAATGATGCGGCTTTAGAGTTATTGGGTTGTCCTTTGGCTGATACTAATAACAAAAGCAATAAATTATTGTGGGAGCAAAATTTAATCGGGCGCTTTGTGTGGGAAGTAGTACCCATTGAAAATTTGCAAATGCGCTTAGAAGACAGTTTGACATCGGGCGCTAGACATTATGTTCCAGAACAAAGTTTGATGGTGGGGCTATATCAAGCATTGACTTTAGACGGGCGAGTGAATAGTGACAATCAAGACTCAGCTTTGCAAACTGGCACAACTCATCAGTTGATTTTAACAGTCCGCGATCGCAATAACCCTGACCTTTTCATTCCTTGGAATTTACTGTTAACTCCTCCATCCCAATTAATCCCCGCTAATCAAGTAGAACAGTTAGAACGCAGTATTAATTTGACTGTAAATCCCCTCACCAACCCAGAAGGGGGAGTGAGAGGCGGTTTAGTAGTTCTAGAAGACATTAGCCAAGAAAAACGCCTGAAAACCACAATGTATCGTTACCTGACTCCCCATGTTGCAGAACAAGTCATGGCTTTGGGTGAAGATGCTTTGATGGTGGGTGAACGTAAGGATGTGACTGTCTTATTTTCTGATATTCGTGGCTACACCACTTTGACGGAAAATTTGGGCGCAGCAGAAGTTGTATCGCTGTTGAACCAATATTTTGAAACAATGGTGGAAGCGGTTTTTAATTATGAAGGCACTTTAGATAAATTTATTGGCGATGCTTTAATGGCTGTGTTTGGTGCGCCTTTACCAATTACAGAAAACCATGCTTGGCAGGCGGTACAATCAGCCTTAGATATGCGCCAACGTCTGCAAGAATTTAACCAACGGCGAATTATTCAGGAACAACCACAAATTCGTATCGGGATAGGGATTAGTTCTGGGGAAGTTGTTTCTGGTAATATTGGCTCTCACAAACGTATGGATTACACCGTGATTGGCGATAGTGTAAACTTAAGCGCCCGTCTAGAAGCGGTCACGAAAGAATATGGCTGTGATATTATTTTGAGCGAATTTACCTACCAACTTTGCAGCGATCGCATTTGGGTGCGGGAGTTAGATAAAATTCGCGTTAAGGGTAAAAACCAAGCTGTGAATATTTATGAGTTAATTAGCGATCGCAATACGCCTTTAGATGCTGATACCCAAGAGTTTTTGTTTCACTATCATAACGGCCGGGCTGCTTATTTAGCAAAGGATTTTGCCGGGGCGATCGCTAGTTTTACCGCCGCAAAACACCTCCGCCCCAAGGATCAAGCCGTAGAAATTCATCTAGAACGCGCCCAAAATTATCACCAAACACCACCGCCAGATTCCTGGGATGGTGTTTGGACAATTGTCAGCAAATAA
- a CDS encoding glycosyltransferase family 1 protein — protein MRIALFTETFLPKVDGIVTRLRHTVDHLQRDGNQVLVIAPEGGITEHKGAKVYGISGFPLPLYPELKMALPRPAIGYALEEFQPDIIHVVNPAVLGLSGIFYSKVLKIPLVASYHTHLPQYLQHYGLGMLEGLLWELLKGAHNQALLNLCTSTAMMEELSSHGIERVDLWQRGVDTELFHPNLASLEMRSHLSQNHPESPLLLYVGRLSAEKEIERIKPILEAIPQARLALVGDGPHRQALEKHFAGSNTHFVGYLMGRELGSAFASADAFIFPSRTETLGLVLLEAMAAGCPVVAARSGGIPDIVTDGVNGYLFNPKADIQDAISATIRLLENQQERDIIRQNARKEAEKWGWAAATRQLQDYYHKIVSVKQPTAAV, from the coding sequence ATGAGAATAGCCCTATTCACCGAAACCTTTTTGCCGAAAGTAGATGGCATAGTTACACGTCTACGCCATACAGTTGACCATCTACAGCGTGATGGAAATCAAGTTTTAGTGATTGCCCCAGAGGGTGGAATCACGGAACATAAAGGAGCGAAAGTTTACGGCATTAGTGGCTTTCCTTTGCCTCTGTATCCAGAGTTAAAAATGGCACTACCCCGCCCAGCCATTGGTTATGCTTTAGAAGAATTCCAGCCTGATATTATTCATGTTGTAAACCCTGCTGTTTTAGGATTATCAGGCATTTTTTATAGCAAAGTTTTGAAAATTCCCTTAGTAGCTTCTTACCATACCCATTTACCGCAATATCTCCAGCATTACGGCTTAGGAATGTTAGAAGGCTTGTTGTGGGAATTGCTCAAAGGCGCTCATAATCAAGCATTGTTAAATCTTTGTACCTCGACAGCCATGATGGAGGAATTGTCATCACATGGCATTGAAAGAGTAGACTTGTGGCAGAGGGGCGTAGATACAGAATTATTTCATCCTAATTTAGCCAGTTTAGAGATGCGATCGCATCTTTCCCAAAACCATCCCGAAAGTCCCTTATTATTGTATGTTGGTCGCTTATCTGCCGAAAAAGAAATTGAACGCATTAAACCAATTTTAGAAGCAATTCCCCAAGCGCGATTGGCTTTAGTGGGAGATGGCCCCCATCGCCAAGCCTTAGAAAAACACTTTGCTGGAAGCAACACCCATTTTGTTGGCTATCTCATGGGACGTGAGTTAGGTTCTGCTTTTGCGAGTGCTGATGCTTTTATTTTCCCTTCCCGCACAGAAACTCTGGGGTTAGTCTTATTAGAAGCAATGGCCGCTGGTTGTCCAGTAGTTGCTGCCCGTTCTGGTGGCATCCCTGATATTGTTACAGATGGTGTGAATGGATATCTTTTTAACCCCAAAGCAGACATTCAAGATGCGATTTCTGCTACAATTCGCCTCTTGGAAAATCAGCAAGAACGAGATATCATTCGTCAAAATGCTCGTAAAGAAGCAGAAAAATGGGGATGGGCAGCGGCCACACGCCAGCTGCAAGATTACTATCACAAAATAGTCTCAGTAAAACAGCCAACAGCAGCAGTTTAA
- a CDS encoding amino acid adenylation domain-containing protein yields MKVVTVNKSYQLSSIQQGMLFNSLVAQNSGVDIEQIICLIHEKIDVLAFQKAWQKVVERHAVLRTSFDWETGQEPLQCVQQQVKISLEQQDWCGLSDTEQSTKLQVYLQSDRTLGFQLNTAPLMRLALFQLRESVYQFVWTFHHVLLDGRSLSIIIKEVFTFYDAFCQGKDLQLPQPRPYQDHIAWLQQQDWSKSESFWRDLLKGFTAPTPLLVDSNPGEKKGFGEQAIRLSAKTTVMLQSLAKQHQITLNTLVQGAWALLLSRYSGESDVVFGATRACRHSSVTGADSMVGLLINTLPVRVKVSGEKPLLTWLKELRSQWVALRDYEHTPLTNIQRWSDVPGGTPLFDSILVFENYELNSVLRSQGDRWQNLEIKQEEQTNFPLTLVGYAESELLLKLKYDQNKFDDAKIRRMLGHLQTLLSSMATNPWQCLGELPLLTTDERQQMLMEWNNTQTDFAEQLCIHQLFEAQVEQTPDAIAVVCGQEQLTYKELNWRANQLAHHLKQLGVKPGVLVGVYLERSLEMIPAVLGILKAGGAYVPLEPSFPKARIQLLLSSLQINCLVTQTCLLPSIHALELSALQHLICLDKSAHSKFSPTPLHPHTPTPSIWHRSYLDLLPTENLPTSASSDDIAYVIFTSGSTGTPKGVVVRHQPVINLIEWVNKTFNVNANDRVLFITSLCFDLSVYDIFGLLAAGGSIRVVSSHDVRDPEALLHILCHEPITFWDSAPPALQQLAGFFPKVQATNCHPQLRLVFMSGDWIPVTLPDLLKTTFPGVEVISLGGATEATIWSNYYPIGKVEPHWKSIPYGKPIQNAQYYILDDYLNPCPIGVTGELYIGGECLASGYLNQPELTAQKFIPSPFGNSKLYKTGDLARYLSDGNIEFLGRIDHQVKIRGFRIELGEIESVLTQHESVEETVVIAREDEPGNKRLVAYVVVNDESKPNMNELRRFLREKLPEYMIPSAFVAIAKIPLTPNGKVDRRALPIPDQRPELEKALIAPRNTIEIELARIWSEVLGIQSVGIRDNFFELGGNSLLAVKLFTQVEKAFGQKLPLATLLQSPTIEQLANILSQSNTKTSWSSLVTIQPGSSAKRPLFLIHALGGNVIGYQTLVRYLGTEQPVYGLQAQGLDGKQAPHTRVEDMAAHYIKEIRTVQPHGPYLLGGFSSGGTIAYEMARQLVAQGDRVALLAMFDTYNPSLYISHPSLLRTLYVYWLTLLRLPSVDRRNYVLAKVDWFKSMLLGKHSSKFDLWNEHSFTDDANPYNMALIEAIKQATMADYVVKSYPGKVTLFTTKEVLRWCQFKPCRGWSAMAKQGVEIHEVPGTHLGMLGEPGVQMLAEKLRFCLEEAQADHQVVSPKAEKMRWILQNQDYRVFEHQH; encoded by the coding sequence ATGAAAGTAGTAACTGTAAACAAATCATACCAGCTTTCATCTATACAACAAGGAATGCTATTCAACAGTCTAGTTGCTCAAAACTCAGGAGTGGATATTGAGCAGATAATCTGTTTAATACATGAAAAAATTGATGTTTTGGCATTTCAAAAAGCATGGCAGAAAGTTGTAGAACGACACGCAGTTTTGAGAACTAGTTTTGATTGGGAAACCGGACAAGAACCTCTACAATGTGTGCAGCAGCAGGTAAAAATTTCCTTAGAACAGCAAGATTGGTGTGGCTTGTCTGATACAGAACAATCAACTAAATTGCAAGTTTATCTACAAAGCGATCGCACTCTTGGGTTTCAGTTAAATACCGCCCCATTGATGCGTCTGGCATTATTTCAGTTGAGAGAATCTGTCTATCAATTTGTTTGGACTTTTCACCATGTTTTGTTAGATGGTCGCTCTTTGTCCATCATCATTAAAGAAGTTTTCACCTTTTACGATGCTTTCTGTCAGGGTAAAGACTTACAACTACCCCAACCTCGTCCTTATCAAGACCACATTGCATGGTTACAGCAGCAGGATTGGTCTAAATCAGAAAGTTTTTGGCGGGACTTGCTCAAAGGTTTTACCGCACCCACGCCTTTATTAGTAGACTCAAACCCTGGTGAGAAAAAGGGTTTTGGCGAACAAGCAATTCGACTATCAGCAAAAACTACAGTGATGTTGCAGTCTTTAGCAAAACAACATCAAATTACGCTAAATACTTTAGTACAAGGTGCTTGGGCTTTATTGCTCAGTCGTTATAGTGGCGAGTCTGATGTTGTGTTTGGGGCGACAAGAGCCTGTCGTCATTCCTCTGTAACTGGGGCAGATTCGATGGTAGGATTGCTCATCAATACTTTACCAGTGCGAGTCAAGGTGTCAGGAGAAAAACCGCTTTTGACTTGGCTAAAAGAATTGCGATCGCAGTGGGTAGCGTTACGAGACTACGAACACACCCCCTTAACCAATATTCAAAGATGGAGTGATGTTCCTGGCGGTACACCTCTGTTTGATAGCATTCTGGTATTTGAAAACTATGAATTGAATTCTGTTTTGCGTTCTCAAGGTGACAGATGGCAAAACCTGGAGATAAAACAAGAAGAACAAACTAACTTTCCCCTGACATTGGTTGGCTATGCAGAGTCAGAACTGTTATTGAAACTCAAATACGACCAAAACAAGTTTGATGATGCCAAAATCCGTCGAATGCTGGGACATCTTCAAACTTTATTGTCCAGTATGGCGACTAATCCTTGGCAGTGTTTAGGAGAATTACCACTCTTGACGACAGATGAAAGACAGCAAATGTTGATGGAGTGGAATAATACACAAACAGATTTTGCAGAACAACTTTGTATTCATCAACTGTTTGAGGCGCAGGTAGAGCAGACACCAGACGCTATAGCCGTTGTTTGTGGACAAGAACAACTCACCTACAAAGAGTTAAACTGGAGAGCTAATCAGTTAGCCCATCACCTCAAGCAACTGGGTGTCAAACCAGGGGTGTTAGTGGGTGTATATTTAGAGCGATCGCTAGAAATGATTCCGGCTGTCCTAGGGATTTTGAAAGCTGGCGGCGCGTATGTTCCACTAGAACCCAGTTTCCCTAAAGCACGCATTCAATTATTGCTGTCTTCTCTGCAAATTAACTGTCTAGTCACCCAAACTTGCTTGTTACCTAGTATTCATGCGTTAGAACTGAGCGCACTGCAACATTTAATCTGTTTAGATAAATCTGCACATAGTAAATTTTCCCCTACACCCCTACACCCTCATACCCCTACACCCTCTATTTGGCATCGTTCCTATCTAGATTTACTGCCCACAGAAAATTTACCAACATCTGCAAGTTCTGATGATATCGCCTATGTGATTTTTACCTCTGGCTCTACGGGTACACCCAAAGGGGTTGTAGTTCGTCATCAACCAGTAATCAACTTGATTGAGTGGGTGAACAAAACCTTCAATGTTAATGCTAACGACAGAGTTCTATTTATCACATCCTTATGTTTTGACCTGTCAGTTTATGACATTTTTGGACTATTAGCCGCAGGTGGTTCGATTCGGGTTGTATCTAGCCATGATGTCCGAGATCCAGAAGCTTTACTACACATTCTCTGTCATGAGCCGATTACCTTTTGGGATTCTGCGCCGCCTGCACTACAACAACTGGCTGGCTTTTTCCCCAAGGTTCAAGCAACTAATTGTCATCCCCAACTGCGGTTAGTATTTATGAGTGGTGATTGGATACCAGTCACCCTACCAGATTTACTGAAAACCACCTTTCCAGGGGTTGAGGTGATTAGTTTGGGTGGTGCAACGGAAGCAACTATTTGGTCTAATTATTATCCCATCGGCAAAGTCGAGCCGCATTGGAAGAGTATTCCCTATGGCAAACCCATCCAAAACGCTCAATATTACATTCTCGATGATTACCTCAATCCCTGTCCTATTGGTGTGACTGGAGAGTTATATATTGGTGGAGAATGTTTAGCCTCTGGCTATTTAAATCAACCGGAACTTACAGCCCAAAAATTTATTCCCAGTCCCTTTGGCAATTCCAAACTATACAAAACTGGGGATTTAGCCCGTTATCTCAGCGATGGGAATATTGAATTCCTCGGACGAATTGACCATCAAGTTAAGATTCGCGGTTTCCGTATCGAGTTGGGAGAGATTGAGAGTGTACTCACACAACACGAATCTGTAGAAGAAACTGTAGTTATAGCCAGAGAGGATGAGCCAGGAAATAAGCGGTTAGTGGCTTATGTGGTGGTAAATGATGAATCTAAACCTAATATGAATGAATTAAGGCGGTTTCTGCGAGAGAAACTACCAGAGTATATGATTCCATCTGCCTTTGTCGCGATCGCCAAAATTCCTCTGACTCCCAATGGTAAGGTAGATCGCCGCGCTCTGCCCATCCCCGACCAAAGACCAGAATTAGAAAAAGCCTTGATTGCGCCGAGAAACACCATAGAAATTGAGTTAGCGCGAATTTGGTCAGAGGTTTTAGGTATTCAATCAGTTGGAATTAGAGATAATTTCTTTGAATTGGGGGGAAATTCCCTACTGGCGGTGAAATTATTTACACAAGTTGAAAAGGCATTTGGTCAAAAACTCCCCCTCGCTACCTTATTACAATCACCAACCATAGAGCAATTAGCTAACATTCTCAGCCAATCAAACACAAAAACTTCTTGGTCTTCTCTGGTGACAATTCAGCCTGGTAGTAGTGCGAAACGTCCTTTATTCTTGATTCACGCCCTTGGTGGTAATGTGATTGGCTATCAAACTCTAGTACGTTATCTGGGTACAGAGCAACCCGTGTATGGCTTACAAGCACAAGGACTTGATGGCAAACAAGCTCCCCACACCAGAGTTGAAGACATGGCCGCTCACTACATCAAAGAAATTCGCACCGTTCAACCTCATGGCCCTTATCTTTTGGGCGGCTTCTCTAGTGGGGGGACAATTGCTTATGAAATGGCGCGTCAGTTAGTTGCTCAAGGCGATCGCGTGGCTTTATTGGCAATGTTTGATACATATAACCCCAGCTTATATATCAGTCATCCTTCGCTATTGCGGACATTGTATGTCTACTGGCTTACCCTATTGCGACTGCCATCTGTAGATAGAAGAAACTATGTTCTCGCCAAAGTGGATTGGTTTAAATCCATGTTATTAGGGAAACACAGTAGCAAATTCGACTTATGGAACGAACATTCTTTCACTGACGATGCCAACCCTTACAATATGGCACTAATAGAAGCAATCAAACAAGCAACAATGGCAGATTATGTAGTCAAATCCTACCCTGGCAAGGTAACTTTATTTACCACCAAAGAAGTTTTGCGATGGTGTCAGTTCAAACCCTGTAGAGGCTGGAGTGCAATGGCTAAACAAGGGGTAGAAATTCATGAAGTTCCTGGTACACATTTAGGTATGTTGGGAGAACCAGGTGTGCAGATGTTAGCTGAAAAATTGCGGTTTTGCTTAGAGGAAGCACAAGCAGATCATCAGGTAGTATCACCAAAGGCTGAGAAGATGCGGTGGATACTTCAAAACCAAGATTATCGAGTATTTGAACATCAGCATTGA
- a CDS encoding NAD-dependent epimerase/dehydratase family protein encodes MKVLVIGGDGYCGWATALYLSNRGYEVGILDSLVRRHWDNELGIATLTPIAPIQQRIQRWQDLTGKSIDLFVGDITNYEFLQKTLHQFEPNAIVHFGEQRSAPFSMIDREHAVLTQVNNVVGTLNLLYAMREDFPDCHLVKLGTMGEYGTPNIDIEEGYITIEHNGRKDTLPYPKQPGSMYHLSKVHDSHNIHFACRIWGLRATDLNQGVVYGVLTEETGMDELLINRLDYDGVFGTALNRFCIQAAIGHPLTVYGKGGQTRGFLDIRDTVRCMELAIANPAEPGEFRVFNQFTELFSVGDLALMVKKAGNALGLNVDINNIDNPRVEKEEHYFNAKNTKLLDLGLQPHYLSDSLLDSLLNFAVKYQQRVDKKQILPKVSWHRN; translated from the coding sequence ATGAAAGTCCTGGTTATTGGTGGCGATGGGTATTGCGGTTGGGCAACCGCACTTTACCTCTCCAATCGAGGTTACGAAGTTGGAATTTTAGATAGTTTGGTGCGTCGGCACTGGGATAACGAACTTGGGATCGCAACTCTGACTCCGATCGCACCGATTCAGCAACGTATCCAGCGCTGGCAAGATTTGACCGGCAAATCTATCGACCTATTCGTAGGCGATATCACTAATTACGAATTTCTGCAAAAAACTTTACATCAATTTGAACCAAATGCGATCGTGCATTTTGGCGAACAGCGTTCCGCGCCATTCTCCATGATTGACCGCGAACACGCAGTTCTCACCCAAGTCAATAACGTAGTTGGCACACTCAACTTGCTGTATGCCATGCGCGAAGACTTCCCCGACTGCCACTTAGTCAAGTTGGGAACAATGGGTGAATATGGTACACCTAACATCGATATTGAAGAAGGGTATATCACCATTGAACATAATGGGCGCAAAGATACCTTACCGTATCCCAAGCAACCTGGGTCAATGTATCACCTCAGCAAAGTGCATGATAGTCATAATATTCACTTTGCTTGTCGGATTTGGGGATTGCGTGCCACCGACTTAAATCAAGGCGTGGTTTATGGTGTCTTAACCGAAGAAACCGGAATGGACGAACTGTTGATTAATCGCCTAGATTACGATGGTGTATTTGGGACAGCATTAAACCGCTTCTGTATTCAAGCTGCCATTGGTCATCCTTTAACGGTGTATGGTAAAGGTGGGCAAACTCGCGGATTCTTAGATATTCGGGATACAGTGCGCTGTATGGAATTAGCGATCGCTAATCCTGCTGAACCTGGAGAATTCCGCGTATTCAACCAATTTACCGAACTATTTAGTGTGGGTGACTTGGCATTAATGGTCAAAAAAGCAGGTAACGCCTTGGGATTAAATGTTGATATCAACAACATAGATAACCCCAGAGTTGAAAAAGAAGAACATTATTTCAACGCCAAAAATACCAAACTGCTTGACCTCGGCTTACAACCTCACTACCTCTCAGACTCGTTACTTGATTCACTGTTAAACTTTGCAGTTAAGTATCAACAACGAGTCGATAAAAAACAAATTTTGCCGAAAGTTTCTTGGCATAGAAATTAG
- a CDS encoding AAA family ATPase encodes MKEELNILIQAQYPLIYLVTSEEERAEQSISTIAQVLKPQRRVYVWTVTHGIVEYGQPRNVSQHNTVSPEAAIDWIIRQKEPGIFILKDLHPFIDAPATTRSLRDAIASFKGQQKNIILMSPMHQVPIELEKEVVVLDFQLPDMAELNKVLTSHLDHHRGRRLTTEAREKLLRAALGLTKDESEKVYRKAQVTTGRLTEEEVDIVLSEKKQLIRRNGILEYIEEDETIDGVGGLEELKKWLKQRSNAFTERAREYGLPQPKGMLILGVPGCGKSLIAKTTSRLWGLPLLRLDMGRVYDGSMVGRSEANLRNALKTAESISPAILFIDELDKSFAGSAGSGDSDGGTSSRIFGSFLTWMQEKKSPVFVMATANRVERLPGEFLRKGRFDEIFFVDLPTPEERRDIFNIHLSKRRREDISRFDLEQLAKMSDGFSGAEIEQAIIAAMYEAFAQDREFTQLDIIAALKATLPLSRTMQEQVTALRDWARQRARPAASSVAEYQRMEF; translated from the coding sequence ATGAAAGAAGAGCTCAACATCTTAATTCAAGCTCAATACCCTCTAATCTACCTTGTGACCTCCGAGGAAGAGCGAGCAGAGCAATCAATTTCCACAATCGCTCAAGTGTTAAAGCCCCAACGCCGAGTTTATGTATGGACAGTAACTCATGGCATAGTGGAATATGGTCAACCCCGGAATGTAAGCCAACACAACACAGTTTCCCCAGAGGCGGCAATTGATTGGATAATTCGGCAAAAAGAGCCTGGTATATTTATTCTTAAAGATTTACACCCATTTATTGATGCACCTGCAACAACACGATCGTTGCGAGATGCGATCGCTAGTTTTAAAGGGCAACAAAAAAATATTATTTTAATGTCGCCGATGCACCAAGTCCCCATAGAATTGGAGAAGGAAGTAGTAGTATTAGACTTCCAGCTTCCAGATATGGCGGAGTTGAATAAAGTTTTAACTTCCCATTTAGATCATCATCGTGGGCGACGGTTGACAACAGAAGCACGCGAAAAACTGCTCAGAGCCGCTTTAGGTTTAACCAAAGATGAATCTGAGAAAGTATATCGCAAAGCCCAAGTCACCACCGGACGACTAACCGAAGAAGAAGTTGATATAGTTTTATCAGAGAAAAAGCAACTAATCCGGCGCAATGGCATCTTAGAATATATCGAAGAAGATGAAACCATTGATGGTGTAGGTGGCTTAGAAGAATTAAAGAAATGGCTGAAGCAACGCTCGAATGCTTTTACCGAAAGAGCAAGAGAGTATGGTTTACCCCAACCCAAAGGAATGCTAATTTTAGGTGTACCTGGTTGCGGTAAGTCATTGATAGCCAAAACAACATCCCGGCTTTGGGGTTTACCGTTGTTACGCTTGGATATGGGGCGTGTGTATGACGGCTCAATGGTGGGACGAAGTGAGGCAAATCTGCGTAACGCCCTCAAAACAGCAGAATCTATCTCTCCAGCGATTCTGTTTATTGACGAGTTAGACAAATCCTTTGCTGGTAGTGCTGGTTCTGGTGACTCTGATGGTGGCACATCAAGCAGGATATTTGGGTCTTTCCTCACATGGATGCAAGAGAAAAAATCTCCAGTGTTTGTCATGGCTACAGCCAACCGAGTCGAACGCTTACCTGGAGAATTCTTGAGGAAAGGTCGATTTGATGAGATTTTCTTTGTGGATCTGCCTACACCAGAAGAACGGCGTGATATCTTCAATATTCACCTAAGCAAGCGCCGTCGTGAAGACATCTCCCGCTTTGATTTAGAGCAACTAGCCAAGATGTCGGATGGCTTTTCTGGGGCAGAAATTGAACAAGCGATTATTGCGGCAATGTATGAAGCCTTTGCCCAAGACCGTGAGTTCACCCAACTAGATATTATTGCGGCACTGAAAGCAACCTTGCCACTGTCTCGCACGATGCAAGAACAGGTAACAGCCCTCAGAGACTGGGCTAGACAGCGAGCAAGACCAGCCGCATCCTCCGTTGCTGAATATCAGCGAATGGAGTTCTAA
- a CDS encoding DUF1257 domain-containing protein, translating into MSHFSTLRTKITDAEILKASLRDLGITVKTEADVRGYNGQRVRSDIVAVLEGEYDLGWSRNSDGSFDLIADLWGVAKKHNQTELINSINQKYAVNKTLAEVKQRGLQNANVKLVLQ; encoded by the coding sequence ATGTCTCACTTTAGCACTCTTCGCACCAAAATCACCGATGCAGAAATCCTCAAAGCTTCTTTACGCGACTTGGGTATTACCGTAAAGACAGAAGCTGATGTACGCGGTTATAACGGTCAGCGTGTACGTTCCGACATCGTTGCTGTTTTGGAAGGCGAATATGATCTAGGTTGGTCTCGCAATAGCGATGGTTCCTTCGACCTCATCGCTGACCTGTGGGGCGTTGCTAAAAAGCACAACCAAACCGAGTTAATCAACTCTATTAATCAAAAATATGCAGTCAACAAAACTTTGGCTGAAGTAAAACAGCGCGGTTTGCAAAACGCTAACGTTAAGTTGGTATTGCAATAG